CCGTCCCCGTGCGCGTGGACGACAGCGGCGAAGTCACCAGCATCGGGCTGCTCCTGCGGATCGGCTCCGAGGGAACGATCAGCCGCACCCTGGTGTCCGGCCGCGTCATGCACCACGAGCGGGTCCGTGACGCGCTGCTGCGGCACCTGGAGAAGGACCTCGGGCCCGTGGCCCTGCCGCGCGTCCCCGCCTCCCTGCAGCCCTTCACCGTCGCCGAGTACTTCCCCACCGCCGGCATCACGCCCTTCCACGACCCGCGCCAGCACGCCGTCTCCCTCGCGTACATCGTCCCG
This is a stretch of genomic DNA from Streptomyces sp. R44. It encodes these proteins:
- a CDS encoding NUDIX hydrolase family protein; this encodes MTETTPGWLTTDELDTARSRMPILYVEAVPVRVDDSGEVTSIGLLLRIGSEGTISRTLVSGRVMHHERVRDALLRHLEKDLGPVALPRVPASLQPFTVAEYFPTAGITPFHDPRQHAVSLAYIVPVTGDCRPRQDALDLVWFSPQEAGSTAVQNEMPGGQGHLLKQALAHVGHTY